A genome region from Megalobrama amblycephala isolate DHTTF-2021 linkage group LG16, ASM1881202v1, whole genome shotgun sequence includes the following:
- the LOC125249456 gene encoding gastrula zinc finger protein XlCGF8.2DB-like encodes MEFIKEEIEDMSISEPSRIKHEETEEQIGTKAKKLHTCSQCGKSFHNKADLNKHTRVHNGEKPYTCTQCGKSFRQKGNLNTHIRVHSGEKTFTCTQCGMSFSQSSSLNNHLRIHTGEKTFNCDQCGKDFISSSYLKIHLKVHTGERPYVCSLCGKSFSRPDSFKLHRKIHTGEKPYKCSYCDKRFSQSGHLKSHERLHTGEKPYYCTQCEKSFRDSTGLKYHMLFHSGEKPFNCDQCGKDFISSSLLKRHLKVHSDKWPYVCSFCGKIFSRLDSFKQHQKTHDEVRDHECCDCGKSFTTSTQLKQHRRIHTGEKPYKCSYCDKSFTQSGNLKSHERVHTGEKPYHCTQCEKSFKDAASLKYHLQFLEKTCSALVNAPGN; translated from the exons atggagtttattaaagaggagattgaAGACATGAGTATTTCAGAACCAtccagaataaaacatgaagaaactgaggaacaaataG GAACAAAAGCCAAAAAGCTGCACACCTGCtcacagtgtggaaagagtttccatAATAAAGCAGACCTTAACAAACACACAAGAGTTCACAATGGAGAAAAACCgtatacatgcactcagtgtggaaagagtttcagacaaaaaggaaaccttaacaCACATATTAGAGTTCACTCTGGAGAAAAAACgtttacatgcactcagtgtggaatgAGTTTTTCTCAATCATCAAGTCTCAATAATCATCTGCgcattcacactggagaaaaaacattcaactgtgatcagtgtggtaaaGATTTTATTTCATCATCATATCTAAAAATACACCTGAAAGTTCATACAGGTGAGAGGCCTTATGTGTGCTCtctctgtggaaagagtttttcacggCCGGACAGTTTTAAACTGCACCGAaaaattcatactggagaaaaaccttacaagtgctcaTATTGTGACAAGAGGTTCAGTCAATCTGGACACCTGAAATCACATGAGCGacttcatactggagagaagccgtactaCTGTACTCAGTGTGAGAAGAGTTTCAGAGATTCAACAGGTTTAAAATATCATATGCTCTTTCACTCTGGAGAAAAACCATttaactgtgatcagtgtggtaaaGATTTTATTTCTTCATCACTTCTAAAACGACACCTGAAAGTTCATTCAGATAAGTGGCCTTATGTGTGTTCTTTCTGTGGAAAGATATTTTCACGGCTGGATAGTTTTAAACAGCACCAGAAAACACATGATGAAGTGAGAGATCATGAGTGTTGtgactgtgggaagagctttactACATCTACTCAACTGAAACAGCACCgaagaattcatactggagaaaaaccttacaagtgctcatattgtgacaagagtttcactcagtctggaaacctgAAATCACACGagcgagttcatactggagagaagccgtaccaCTGTACTCAGTGTGAGAAGAGTTTCAAAGATGCAGCAAGTTTAAAATATCATCTGCAGTTTCTGGAGAAAACCTGCAgtgcattagttaatgcacctGGGAACTAA
- the LOC125248653 gene encoding zinc finger protein 501-like isoform X1 has product MEFIKEEIEDMSISEPSRIKHEETEEQIDQMKVKEQRHKLNEVKKDCDIKTQGTKAKKLHTCSQCGKSFTHKGNFKTHIRIHTGEKYTCTQCGKRFSHASDLSYHLDVHSDKKPYVCSLCGKSFSWMRDFKLHQKTHDEGKDRVCCDCGKSFTTSSQLKQHQRIHTGEKPYKCSYCDKSFSWLRSLKLHERLHTGEKPYHCTQCEKSFRDAACLRIHLLHHSGEKPFHCDQCGKDFISSANLRQHLKVHSDERPYVCSLCGKSFSRLKSFNLHQKTHDGVRDHVCCDCGKSFITTSDLKRHQRIHTGEKPYKCSYCDKSFIQSGTLIEHERVHTGEKPYYCTDCGKSFKHLRSLHDHVKKCCILFHAKQ; this is encoded by the exons atggagtttattaaagaggagattgaAGACATGAGTATTTCAGAACCAtccagaataaaacatgaagaaacCGAGGAACAAATAG acCAGATGAAAGTGAAAGAGCAAAGACACAAACTAAACGAAGTAAAGAAAGACTGTGACATCAAAACTCAAGGAACAAAAGCCAAAAAGCTGCACACCTGCtcacagtgtggaaagagtttcacacataaaGGAAATTTTAAGACGCATataagaattcacactggagaaaaatatacatgcactcagtgtggaaagagatttTCTCATGCATCAGATCTCAGTTATCACCTGGATGTTCATTCAGATAAGAAGCCTTATGTGTGTTCtctctgtggaaagagtttttcatggATGCGTGATTTTAAACTTCACCAGAAAACACATGATGAAGGTAAAGATCGTGTGTGTTGtgactgtgggaagagctttactACATCTAGTCAACTAAAACAGCAccaaagaattcatactggagaaaaaccttacaagtgctcaTATTGTGACAAGAGTTTCAGTTGGTTGAGATCACTGAAATTACACGAACGacttcatactggagagaagccgtaccaCTGTACTCAGTGTGAGAAGAGTTTCAGAGATGCAGCATGTTTGAGAATTCATCTGCTCCATCACTCTGGAGAAAAACCATTTCACTGTGATCAATGTGGTAAAGATTTTATTTCATCAGCAAATCTAAGACAACACCTGAAAGTTCATTCAGATGAGAGACCTTATGTGTGTTCtctctgtggaaagagtttttcaagGCTAAAGAGTTTTAATCTGCACCAGAAAACACATGATGGAGTGAGAGATCATGTGTGTTGtgactgtgggaagagctttatTACAACTAGTGATCTGAAACGGCAccaaagaattcatactggagaaaaaccttacaagtgctcaTATTGTGACAAGAGTTTCATTCAGTCTGGAACCCTAATAGAACATGagcgagttcatactggagagaagccgtactaCTGTACTGACTGTGGCAAGAGTTTCAAACATTTACGAAGCCTTCATGatcatgtaaaaaaatgttgcattttgtTTCATGCCAAACAGTAA
- the LOC125248649 gene encoding zinc finger and SCAN domain-containing protein 1-like, with product MQSSSGMPFAEIISSLAGLQQEQHQALLDLRRDQERSFQVIVQAQQEDRERFRSWIDREVRPEATEHRAVPAHLPFNKMGSADDPEAFLDLFEKTAELSGWPRDQWPMRLVPLLSGESQIAAQQLPVQNLLVFDDLKRAILQRVGRSPEEHRQRFRSLELAESGRPFVMAQQLRDSCRKWLLAEGSDVEKIVDRVVLEQFITRLPKKTAEWVQCHRPTSLDSAIHLAEDHMVACPGVGEPLPSASLSPSPSSVPLSHPVPLPRSRPPGYPRVPPRGRGGFDQSQSGTPRAPPRRAGLVSTGRDPTPVSPLSPRQSFTPPPATGAAGRSGPACWRCGDPEHFIDKCPVMEVGTMVRVPDAPQAAPGQAGWYQIP from the coding sequence ATGCAATCGTCCTCCGGAATGCCATTTGCGGAGATTATCAGCAGCCTCGCGGGCCTACAACAGGAACAACATCAGGCCCTGCTGGACTTGCGGAGAGATCAGGAAAGATCTTTTCAAGTCATCGTCCAAGcccagcaggaggaccgcgagaggttccggagctggattgacCGGGAGGTTCGACCGGAAGCCACGGAACATCGCGCTGTGCCCGCCCACCTGCCATTCAACAAAATGGGATCTGCGGACGACCCGGAGGCATTCCTGGACCTTTTTGAAAAGACGGCCGAGCTGTCAGGCTGGCCGCGGGACCAGTGGCCGATGCGCCTGGTCCCGCTGCTCTCCGGGGAGTCCCAGATAGCGGCACAGCAGCTTCCGGTCCAGAATCTCCTGGTCTTCGACGACCTGAAGAGGGCCATCCTCCAGCGGGTCGGCCGGAGCCCTGAGGAACACCGACAGCGTTTCCGCTCGCTCGAGCTGGCTGAGTCCGGCCGACCCTtcgtgatggcccaacagctccgggactcctgcCGCAAATGGCTGTTGGCTGAGGGAAGCGACGTGGAGAAGATCGTCGATCGAGTGGTGCTGGAGCAGTTTATCACTCGGCTACCGAAGAAGAcagccgagtgggtccagtgccaccgccccacgtcgctggactcGGCCATCCATCTCGCGGAGGACCATATGGTGGCGTGCCCCGGGGTCGGCGAACCCCTCCCAtctgcttctctctctccctctccatCTTCTGTCCCTCTCTCTCATCCTGTCCCTTTACCCAGGTCACGGCCGCCTGGATATCCGCGTGTCCCGCCCCGGGGGCGGGGCGGGTTTGACCAGAGCCAGTCCGGGACTCCACGTGCCCCGCCCAGGAGGGCGGGACTGGTTTCCACGGGACGGGATCCCACTCCTGTTTCTCCGCTTTCTCCACGCCAATCATTTACCCCACCCCCTGCCACTGGGGCGGCGGggaggtctgggccggcctgttggcgttgcggggacccggagCATTTCATAGATAAATGCCCGGTGATGGAGGTTGGGACAATGGTTCGGGTCCCGGACGCCCCGCAGGCTGCCCCCGGTCAAGCTGGctggtaccaaatacct